From the genome of Eriocheir sinensis breed Jianghai 21 chromosome 47, ASM2467909v1, whole genome shotgun sequence, one region includes:
- the LOC126981168 gene encoding uncharacterized protein LOC126981168, with product MDADSGASVVPCGPDAEHPATPPAVVTASAEGTAEPRHGQTGPSPSPADPPMQWEATLQVLLAQFASLTQQVAELQHRITPLLDRQPPPPDQCLLSDHFALETTIPIQPAPAVSRKRLAVPAARMPRLVAEVGAWYHTVKGSFTDAASLYHGLLDTVESFVAAGRAPPRPAKRRLQTYASDPAVSNCQRTLASYQRRWQQDPADRAARDAMVAVARHLTELRQEARSRHWVAFLASVRKTRSLREVWHHVNRVRGRTKRLVSDPDPAGRAQDLMCQWQRASSLVGLPAQHQAELARHRERRMALVQHHVTLLDDTCVPITHDELLLAVKHGKSTAPGHDGLTYDILNALLVVQGDNPLLDLFNMSFAAGCLPPPWKAALIVPIPKGDGTFRPISLTSCVCKLLERVILNRLL from the exons ATGGACGCCGATAGTGGGGCCAGTGTGGTTCCCTGCGGGCCAGATGCAGAACACCCTGCAACCCCACCGGCTGTGGTGACTGCATCTGCCGAGGGAACGGCCGAACCTCGCCATGGCCAGACgggtccttcaccttcacctgctgaTCCTCCAATGCAGTGGGAGGCCACACTCCAGGTGCTGCTGGCGCAGTTTGCTTCCCTGACTCAGCAGGTGGCTGAGCTCCAGCATCGGATCACCCCACTCCTTGACCGACAACCACCCCCTCCTGACCA GTGTTTGCTGAGTGACCACTTTGCCCTGGAGACGACCATCCCGATCCAGCCTGCCCCTGCTGTGTCCCGGAAGCGGTTGGCTGTCCCTGCTGCCCGGATGCCGCGCCTCGTTGCCGAAGTCGGGGCGTGGTACCATACTGTGAAGGGATCCTTTACCGACGCCGCCTCGCTGTACCACGGCCTGCTGGACACCGTCGAGAGTTTTGTTGCAGCTGGCAGGGCCCCTCCAAGGCCCGCCAAGCGCCGCCTGCAGACCTACGCCTCGGACCCGGCTGTCTCCAACTGTCAGCGGACCCTTGCCTCGTACCAGCGGCGCTGGCAGCAGGACCCCGCCGATCGGGCTGCCCGCGATGCCATGGTCGCTGTGGCGCGCCACCTCACTGAACTCAGACAAGAGGCCCGGTCACGACACTGGGTCGCCTTCCTTGCCAGCGTGCGCAAGACCCGCTCCCTGCGGGAGGTTTGGCACCATGTcaacagggtgagagggaggaccaAACGGCTGGTGAGTGACCCTGACCCTGCGGGCCGGGCCCAGGACCTGATGTGCCAGTGGCAGAGGGCCTCCTCCCTTGTTGGTctccctgcacaacaccaggccgAACTTGCCCGCCACAGGGAGCGGCGGATGGCCCTCGTTCAGCACCACGTCACACTTCTGGATGACACATGTGTCCCCATTACCCACGATGAACTCCTTCTTGCCGTCAAACATGGCAAGTCGACAGCCCCGGGCCACGACGGGTTGACTTACGACATTCTTAATGCCTTACTCGTTGTGCAAGGCGACAACCCCCTGCTTGACCTGTTCAACATGTCGTTTGCCGCAGGTTGCCTCCCCCCTCCGTGGAAAGCTGCATTGATCGTTCCCATCCCCAAGGGTGATGGCACCTTTCGCCCTATCTCCCTGACGAGCTGTGTGTGTAAACTGTTAGAGCGGGTGATCTTGAACAGACTTCTCTAA
- the LOC126981170 gene encoding uncharacterized protein LOC126981170 produces the protein MQRSGSTHVIIHNVPLYMNANLIETPDNFLWIKRRYAGTAPRPQLLGAVVGHVPTEVHLLGVGRKAVEPYTAEPDICRHCCRWGHQEWRCRSAPRCRYCAGTHKSALCLQKIQAGTPVPRKCCNCGGEHNAHYHSCPMKPKPSRVAAPDHHPQQGRPRVVFRPAPLPQSSAWARGAPTTSEFPPLPGSSAPAAPASPTATPVPRQAPAPAPQPQPTVPPVPAASPPAVDGSTPVLHQILAAVTQLQETLAATISRVAALEQQVSTPCLCVSSPPSRPLLQLQPGPVPCPAVCW, from the coding sequence ATGCAGCGGAGCGGCAGCACACATGTCATCATCCACAATGTGCCGCTCTACATGAATGCCAACCTCATTGAGACCCCAGACAACTTTCTGTGGATAAAGCGCAGGTATGCGGGCACGGCCCCTCGCCCGCAGCTTCTTGGAGCAGTGGTTGGCCACGTCCCGACAGAGGTGCACCTCCTCGGGGTGGGTCGTAAGGCTGTGGAGCCCTACACGGCGGAGCCCGACATCTGTCGCCACTGTTGCCGGTGGGGCCATCAGGAGTGGCGCTGCAGATCGGCCCCTCGGTGCCGGTATTGTGCGGGCACCCACAAATCAGCTCTGTGCCTCCAGAAGATCCAGGCGGGCACACCCGTCCCCCGTAAGTGCTGCAACTGTGGTGGTGAGCATAACGCCCACTACCACTCCTGCCCGATGAAGCCTAAACCATCTCGGGTCGCGGCGCCTGACCACCACCCTCAGCAAGGCCGCCCTAGGGTTGTGTTccgccctgctcctctccctcagtcCTCGGCCTGGGCCCGGGGGGCTCCCACAACGTCCGAGTTTCCGCCCCTGCCGGGCTCGTCCGCCCCTGCTGCCCCAGCCTCACCCACTGCCACCCCTGTGCCTCGCCAGGCTCCTGCTCCGGCACCCCAGCCACAGCCTACCGTCCCCCCTGTGCCGGCTGCCAGTCCCCCCGCTGTCGATGGGTCGACCCCTGTCCTCCATCAAATCCTCGCTGCAGTCACCCAGCTGCAGGAGACGCTGGCTGCAACGATCTCCAGGGTGGCGGCCTTGGAGCAGCAAGTCTCCACGCCCTGCCTGTGCGTGAGCTCTCCTCCATCCCGGCCCCTGCTCCAGCTTCAGCCCGGCCccgtgccctgccctgccgtCTGCTGGTGA